From a region of the Candidatus Bathyanammoxibius amoris genome:
- the lpxD gene encoding UDP-3-O-(3-hydroxymyristoyl)glucosamine N-acyltransferase, translating to MEYSLSQIHSITGGTLVGDGNVTITGAGSLEGAGPGDISLVKGEDLVGKALTSKAVALVAHRNLPELGKPLIVTDNPFLAFTKFLQVIAKENTAQPAGVHPQASVSEKAVVGKDTSIGAYSVVEEGVVIGERVTIYPLVYVGRNARVGDNTVIYPQVSIRESVTIGRRVTVHSGTIIGGDGFGYLREDGRHVKIPQVGTVEIGDDVDIGCNVTIDRATMDKTVIARGVKIDNHSHIAHNVIIGEDSMLIAYAKIAGGAVIGKNVMLAEDVGVTDHAVIGDGSTVGGGANVYKSIPPGSVVWGSPAKPIMEEKRLQALLRKLPEMRDTLKELSKKILKGKGR from the coding sequence GTGGAATATAGCCTAAGCCAGATACATTCCATCACGGGCGGCACGCTGGTAGGAGACGGTAACGTCACTATCACTGGGGCCGGAAGCCTGGAGGGGGCGGGACCGGGAGACATAAGCCTTGTCAAGGGGGAAGATTTGGTGGGTAAGGCACTGACCTCTAAGGCCGTCGCTCTGGTCGCGCACAGGAACCTGCCTGAGCTGGGCAAGCCGCTGATAGTCACGGATAATCCGTTCCTGGCCTTCACAAAGTTTCTACAGGTAATAGCCAAAGAGAACACCGCGCAACCCGCGGGCGTCCACCCGCAGGCGTCTGTCTCTGAAAAGGCGGTGGTGGGTAAGGATACGTCTATCGGTGCCTATAGTGTCGTTGAAGAGGGGGTGGTGATTGGCGAGCGTGTAACCATATATCCCCTGGTATACGTGGGACGAAACGCCAGGGTAGGCGATAACACGGTTATATACCCGCAGGTTTCGATAAGAGAATCCGTTACGATAGGCAGGCGCGTGACCGTCCACTCGGGGACCATCATAGGCGGCGACGGCTTTGGGTACCTTCGGGAGGACGGGCGCCACGTGAAAATACCCCAGGTCGGCACTGTGGAGATAGGGGATGACGTTGATATAGGTTGTAACGTGACCATCGACCGTGCCACTATGGACAAGACCGTAATAGCCCGTGGCGTTAAAATAGACAACCACTCCCACATTGCCCACAACGTGATTATCGGCGAAGACTCCATGCTCATTGCGTATGCGAAGATTGCCGGCGGGGCGGTTATCGGCAAGAACGTGATGCTTGCAGAGGACGTGGGCGTAACGGACCACGCGGTGATAGGCGACGGCTCAACCGTCGGCGGCGGGGCGAACGTCTATAAAAGCATCCCGCCCGGCTCCGTTGTGTGGGGCTCACCGGCCAAGCCCATTATGGAAGAAAAACGTCTTCAGGCCCTGCTCAGGAAACTGCCAGAGATGAGAGACACACTCAAGGAACTGTCAAAGAAGATATTAAAAGGAAAAGGGCGTTAG
- a CDS encoding DUF2284 domain-containing protein, which produces METKTRGINFLCEEAVRLGATEAKMIPVSSIVVEPWVQMKCRFGCSHYNKSKTCPPFAPSYTETRNILECYSHAVLIEGQPPGKEFKEMLLKLELEASVAGFYKAFAMSAGPCPLCPECPEDEPCLLPYHARPSMEACGIDVFQTVRDNGLEVRFLEKKGTYVKYFGLILLE; this is translated from the coding sequence GTGGAGACAAAGACGCGTGGGATAAACTTCCTGTGCGAGGAGGCGGTACGTCTTGGCGCCACGGAGGCAAAGATGATACCGGTTTCCAGCATAGTGGTAGAACCGTGGGTCCAGATGAAGTGTCGCTTTGGCTGTTCTCACTACAATAAGTCAAAAACATGTCCCCCCTTTGCACCCAGTTATACAGAGACCCGGAATATTCTTGAGTGTTACAGCCACGCCGTACTGATAGAGGGCCAGCCCCCCGGGAAGGAATTCAAGGAGATGCTCCTGAAACTGGAGCTTGAGGCCAGTGTCGCGGGCTTTTACAAGGCATTTGCCATGAGCGCCGGCCCGTGTCCGCTGTGTCCCGAGTGCCCTGAAGATGAGCCCTGTCTGCTGCCCTATCATGCAAGACCCTCGATGGAGGCCTGTGGAATAGATGTCTTCCAAACGGTGAGAGACAATGGACTTGAGGTACGTTTCCTCGAAAAAAAGGGCACTTACGTAAAATATTTCGGTCTTATCCTTCTAGAATAG
- the plsX gene encoding phosphate acyltransferase PlsX, translating to MRIAVDAMGGDKAPKEIVKGAVQAAKKFKGDEIILVGNEAELKKLIKTYPPHFLTKLDNVSIRHASQVVGMEEPGVAALRKKADSSITRCVELVAKGEADAIVSAGNTGAAVAASSMRLRMLKGVKRPCLAATIPTRYDGCLIADIGANLKCKPLHLSQYAVMTSVFSKYVLGIKEPRVGLLNIGTERSKGNDLAKETYDMLRRTNLNFIGNSEGLDILEGKFDIVVCDGFMGNVLIKFAEGFAESLMHVLRSEAAREVRTKIGLKLLKPALKKMRNRMDYSEYGGVPLLGIEGICIICHGRSDAKAIHNAIREALQFGNNHVNNHIVSELEACGIYENESTVVE from the coding sequence ATGCGCATAGCAGTAGATGCAATGGGCGGTGACAAGGCACCCAAAGAAATAGTCAAGGGGGCGGTTCAGGCGGCAAAAAAGTTCAAGGGGGATGAAATAATACTTGTCGGCAATGAGGCCGAGTTGAAGAAGCTCATCAAAACTTACCCCCCCCACTTTCTGACCAAACTGGATAACGTATCCATCAGGCACGCTTCTCAAGTAGTGGGTATGGAAGAGCCGGGTGTGGCCGCTCTCAGGAAGAAGGCCGATTCGTCCATTACCCGCTGTGTTGAGCTGGTGGCAAAGGGAGAGGCTGACGCAATTGTCAGCGCAGGCAACACCGGCGCCGCAGTAGCCGCCAGCAGCATGCGCTTACGAATGCTTAAGGGGGTGAAGAGACCCTGCCTGGCCGCCACTATCCCGACGCGTTATGACGGCTGCCTCATAGCAGACATAGGGGCCAACCTCAAGTGTAAGCCCTTACATCTCTCACAATATGCGGTAATGACCTCGGTTTTCAGTAAATACGTCCTCGGGATTAAAGAGCCGCGGGTTGGTTTGCTTAATATTGGCACTGAGCGTAGCAAGGGAAACGACCTGGCCAAAGAGACCTATGACATGCTGCGCCGGACGAACCTGAATTTCATAGGCAACTCGGAAGGCCTGGACATCCTGGAGGGGAAATTTGACATAGTCGTCTGTGACGGATTCATGGGTAACGTGCTCATAAAGTTTGCTGAAGGATTTGCCGAGAGCCTTATGCATGTGCTGAGGTCCGAGGCGGCGCGGGAAGTACGCACAAAGATAGGGCTGAAACTCTTGAAGCCCGCCCTCAAGAAGATGCGGAACAGAATGGACTATTCCGAGTACGGAGGGGTCCCTTTACTTGGAATAGAGGGTATCTGCATCATCTGCCACGGCAGGTCGGATGCCAAGGCGATACATAACGCCATAAGGGAGGCGCTGCAGTTTGGCAATAATCACGTAAACAACCACATCGTCTCCGAGCTGGAGGCATGTGGCATTTATGAGAACGAAAGCACTGTCGTAGAATAA